Proteins from a single region of Metallibacterium scheffleri:
- a CDS encoding alpha/beta fold hydrolase, which produces MTSTPRSGFKFMFLRRLRRLGALIGVLLLVLLGVYFFAPQWLLRAGYTLHAWDANLHSRSVEVDGVRWAYYEGGHGPTLVLLHGFGGSRQNWVPTAKFLARDFHVIIPDLPGYGSSSSVPASAGGIHGEARLLAGFVGALGLKHFGLVGHSLGGAIAGVYAAAHPQQVFGLALVDSAGLPYPPTPLARAMLAGQDPFVFDDRAGLRKLLALVFVHPPYLLPRLADALVAENKSRRAFLEGVFARLRTPTDATALVPVLPKLTMPVLGLWCKDDQVVPPSAMAALRQGLSATPQISMTELGGCNHMPNVEQPQETAQVLTQFYLLPATGG; this is translated from the coding sequence ATGACATCCACGCCACGCTCCGGCTTCAAGTTCATGTTCCTGCGCCGACTGCGTCGGCTCGGCGCGCTGATTGGCGTGCTGCTGCTGGTGCTGCTGGGCGTGTATTTTTTCGCGCCGCAATGGCTGCTGCGCGCGGGTTACACCTTGCATGCCTGGGACGCCAACCTGCACAGCCGCAGTGTCGAGGTCGACGGCGTGCGCTGGGCGTACTACGAAGGTGGCCATGGCCCGACGCTGGTGTTGTTGCACGGTTTCGGCGGCTCGCGCCAGAATTGGGTGCCGACGGCCAAGTTCCTCGCGCGCGACTTCCACGTGATCATTCCCGACCTGCCCGGCTACGGCAGTTCCTCGTCCGTGCCCGCCAGCGCGGGCGGCATCCATGGCGAGGCACGGCTGCTGGCGGGTTTCGTCGGTGCGTTGGGGCTCAAGCACTTCGGTCTGGTCGGGCATTCGCTGGGCGGCGCCATCGCCGGGGTTTACGCGGCGGCGCATCCGCAGCAGGTGTTCGGGCTGGCGCTGGTGGACTCGGCGGGCCTGCCCTATCCGCCGACGCCGCTGGCGCGCGCGATGTTGGCCGGGCAGGACCCGTTCGTGTTCGACGATCGCGCCGGGCTGCGCAAGTTGCTGGCACTGGTGTTCGTGCATCCGCCGTATCTGCTGCCGCGCCTGGCCGATGCACTGGTCGCCGAAAACAAATCGCGTCGCGCCTTTCTCGAAGGCGTGTTCGCGCGCCTGCGCACGCCCACGGACGCCACCGCGCTGGTGCCGGTGCTGCCCAAGCTGACCATGCCGGTGCTGGGGCTGTGGTGCAAGGACGATCAGGTGGTTCCGCCCAGCGCCATGGCGGCGCTGCGCCAGGGCCTCAGCGCCACGCCGCAGATCAGCATGACCGAACTCGGTGGCTGCAATCACATGCCCAACGTCGAGCAACCGCAGGAAACCGCGCAGGTGCTGACGCAGTTCTATCTGCTGCCCGCCACCGGCGGCTGA
- a CDS encoding M1 family metallopeptidase, translating into MRLSALLALVAIALPYSAAEAAQDPYSYAEPDKVRVRHAELDLALDFPARTIAGTVTLELDWREARADMPAVGTLSLDTRDLTIERVEALDDAGHAQALSYTLAAPDAELGSRLGITAPGQPARVRIAYRTAPTASGLQWLDKQQTTDKQAPFLFSQSQSIHARSWIPLQDTPAVRFSYAARVRAAQGIKVLMSALRQPAQGEVQGFSQPQPIPSYLMAIAAGALAEQATSKRTAVWAESSQVAVAAREFSDIEAMMRTTEQLYGPYRWGRYDMLVLPPSFPFGGMENPEMTFLTPTVIAGDKSLVSVVAHELAHSWSGNLVTSATWRDIWLNEGFTTYVENRIVEAVYGKTQADEEFVVAAGELKHKMQSLSENQQRLAPAPREVGADDALTDVAYVKGAWFLRFLEARFGRVVFDAYLRDYFDHFAFQSITTEQMLDYLRANLVDRHPGKVDWDQVEQWVYAPGLPDSARLPAVPAFTAIDAARAGFLDGSLSAAALPGGDWNTHEWLYFLDHLPEAPTLAQVQALDAAWRLTRSSNAEIGMRWLPRAIRAGDSAAWPAARAYMLRIGRMKLTLPVYRAFASTPAGLAYAETAYGAHQAEYHPLTRQAIEKVLRKAHAQPEATP; encoded by the coding sequence ATGCGCCTTTCCGCGCTGCTGGCGCTGGTCGCCATCGCTCTGCCTTATTCGGCGGCCGAAGCCGCGCAAGATCCTTATTCCTACGCCGAGCCGGACAAGGTGCGCGTGCGCCATGCCGAGCTGGATCTGGCGCTGGATTTTCCGGCGCGCACGATCGCCGGCACGGTGACGCTGGAGCTGGACTGGCGTGAGGCCAGGGCGGACATGCCCGCTGTGGGCACGCTCAGCCTCGACACGCGCGATCTGACCATCGAGCGCGTCGAGGCGCTGGATGACGCCGGCCACGCGCAGGCGTTGAGCTACACGCTGGCCGCGCCCGACGCGGAGCTGGGCAGCAGGCTCGGCATCACCGCGCCGGGGCAACCGGCGCGCGTGCGCATCGCGTATCGCACGGCGCCCACGGCCAGCGGCCTGCAGTGGCTGGACAAGCAACAAACCACCGACAAGCAGGCGCCGTTCCTGTTTTCGCAGTCGCAGTCGATCCACGCGCGCTCGTGGATTCCGCTGCAGGACACGCCCGCGGTGCGCTTCAGCTACGCCGCGCGCGTGCGCGCGGCGCAGGGCATCAAGGTGCTGATGAGCGCGCTGCGCCAGCCGGCGCAAGGCGAGGTGCAAGGCTTCAGCCAGCCGCAGCCCATTCCCAGTTACCTGATGGCGATCGCCGCGGGCGCGCTGGCCGAGCAGGCAACATCCAAGCGCACCGCGGTATGGGCCGAGTCCTCGCAGGTGGCGGTGGCGGCGCGCGAGTTCAGCGACATCGAAGCGATGATGCGCACCACCGAGCAGCTCTACGGCCCCTATCGCTGGGGCCGCTACGACATGCTGGTGCTGCCGCCGAGTTTTCCGTTCGGTGGCATGGAAAATCCCGAGATGACCTTCCTCACGCCGACGGTGATCGCCGGCGACAAATCGCTGGTGTCGGTGGTGGCGCACGAGTTGGCGCATTCGTGGTCGGGCAATCTGGTGACCAGCGCCACCTGGCGCGACATCTGGCTCAACGAAGGTTTCACCACGTATGTGGAAAACCGCATCGTCGAGGCGGTGTACGGCAAGACCCAGGCCGACGAGGAGTTCGTGGTCGCCGCCGGCGAACTCAAGCACAAGATGCAATCGCTGTCGGAAAACCAGCAGCGCCTGGCGCCGGCGCCGCGCGAGGTCGGTGCCGACGACGCGCTGACCGATGTGGCCTACGTCAAGGGCGCGTGGTTTCTGCGCTTTCTCGAAGCGCGGTTCGGACGCGTGGTGTTCGATGCGTACCTGCGCGATTACTTCGACCATTTCGCGTTTCAAAGCATCACCACCGAGCAGATGCTCGATTACCTGCGCGCGAACCTGGTCGATCGGCATCCGGGCAAAGTGGACTGGGATCAGGTCGAGCAGTGGGTGTACGCGCCGGGGCTGCCCGACAGCGCGCGTCTGCCGGCGGTGCCGGCCTTCACCGCCATCGATGCAGCGCGCGCCGGTTTTCTCGATGGATCGCTGAGCGCCGCCGCGCTGCCGGGCGGGGACTGGAACACACACGAGTGGCTGTACTTTCTCGATCATCTACCCGAGGCGCCGACGCTGGCGCAGGTGCAGGCGCTGGACGCAGCGTGGCGGCTCACGCGCAGCAGCAATGCCGAGATCGGCATGCGCTGGCTGCCGCGCGCGATTCGCGCTGGCGATAGCGCCGCGTGGCCGGCGGCGCGCGCCTACATGTTGCGCATCGGCCGCATGAAGCTCACCCTGCCGGTGTACCGCGCCTTCGCCAGTACGCCCGCGGGGCTGGCCTATGCTGAAACCGCCTACGGCGCGCACCAGGCCGAATATCATCCGCTCACCCGGCAAGCCATCGAGAAGGTGCTGCGCAAGGCGCACGCGCAACCTGAAGCGACCCCATGA
- a CDS encoding Crp/Fnr family transcriptional regulator, protein MSAEPQPQQNHLLAALSPDVQGRLFPYLELVRLPLRALLYESLHPMRHVYFPTDSIVSLQYVMENGASTAISVVGNEGLLGITLFMGGESSPSRSLVQSAGYAYRLPRPRVKEEFNRHGQLLLLMLRYTQALITQISQTAVCNRHHSIDEQICRWLLLSMDRLSHSHLTMTQEFISNMLGVRRESVTQAALKLQQLGVISYSRGLIKVLDRPKLETLSCECYGVVKKETDLLLHYLPQRQVITNIDSIPTATLRTS, encoded by the coding sequence ATGTCCGCCGAACCCCAGCCCCAGCAGAATCATCTCCTGGCAGCCTTGTCGCCAGACGTCCAGGGCCGTTTGTTCCCGTACCTGGAGCTTGTGCGCCTGCCGTTGCGCGCGCTCCTGTACGAGTCCCTGCATCCCATGCGGCACGTTTACTTTCCCACTGACTCCATAGTGTCGCTGCAGTACGTGATGGAAAACGGGGCGTCGACCGCGATCTCCGTGGTGGGCAACGAGGGCTTGCTGGGTATCACGTTGTTCATGGGTGGGGAGAGCTCACCGAGCCGGTCACTGGTACAGAGCGCCGGATACGCTTATCGACTCCCGAGACCGCGGGTAAAAGAGGAGTTCAACCGCCACGGCCAGTTGTTGCTGCTGATGCTGCGCTACACGCAGGCCCTGATCACGCAAATCTCCCAGACCGCAGTTTGCAACCGACACCACTCGATCGACGAGCAGATTTGCCGCTGGCTCCTGCTTTCCATGGATCGTCTGTCACATAGCCACTTGACGATGACACAGGAATTCATCAGCAACATGCTCGGCGTTCGCCGGGAAAGCGTTACCCAGGCCGCGTTGAAATTGCAGCAGCTGGGCGTCATTTCCTATTCGCGCGGATTGATCAAGGTGCTTGACCGGCCGAAACTGGAAACCCTGAGTTGCGAGTGCTACGGCGTGGTCAAGAAGGAAACCGATCTGCTGCTTCATTACCTGCCGCAGCGCCAAGTGATTACGAATATCGACTCCATCCCCACGGCAACGCTTCGGACGTCGTAG
- a CDS encoding DUF2726 domain-containing protein, protein MSLLVLLIVFALLVFVVLAVLKNKQGGVGSIGFPYQPAKALFSDAERSFLGVLDQAVGSEHRVFGKVRVADVAIVKPGLDKSVRQSALNRIASKHLDFVVCRAGDLVVVCAVELNDKSHVSPRAQSRDDLLLKVCQTITDHGSSQTGILATRYPLAVLGGHFSPASWCAGRHLTIQTEAVSWFVTIQALRSQVMHGVVPGKFPEPRHPWATTSNSRATKRASKPL, encoded by the coding sequence ATGTCGTTGTTGGTTCTGCTGATTGTTTTCGCATTGCTTGTTTTCGTCGTTCTTGCAGTGCTCAAGAACAAGCAAGGCGGCGTAGGTTCAATCGGCTTCCCGTACCAGCCTGCAAAGGCGCTCTTTTCAGACGCGGAGCGTTCCTTCCTCGGCGTCCTTGATCAAGCGGTTGGTTCGGAGCACCGCGTTTTCGGCAAGGTTCGTGTCGCAGACGTTGCAATCGTCAAGCCGGGTCTTGACAAATCCGTTCGCCAGAGCGCTCTCAATCGCATCGCCTCCAAGCACTTGGATTTTGTCGTGTGTCGGGCGGGCGACTTGGTCGTGGTCTGTGCCGTGGAACTCAACGACAAGTCGCATGTCAGCCCGCGTGCGCAATCCCGCGACGACTTGCTACTGAAAGTGTGTCAGACCATCACTGATCACGGTTCCAGCCAGACAGGCATACTCGCCACAAGATATCCGCTCGCAGTTCTTGGCGGCCATTTCTCTCCCGCAAGTTGGTGCGCCGGTCGGCACCTGACAATTCAAACCGAAGCCGTTTCGTGGTTTGTAACGATTCAGGCGTTGCGCAGCCAAGTTATGCATGGGGTTGTCCCGGGCAAGTTTCCAGAGCCTCGCCATCCGTGGGCCACTACATCGAATTCACGCGCGACAAAACGTGCGTCCAAACCGCTGTGA
- the glnK gene encoding P-II family nitrogen regulator, producing the protein MKLITAIIKPFKLDDVREALAEVGVQGITVTEVKGFGRQKGHTELYRGAEYVVDFLPKIKLEVAVTDDLVERVIEAIQHSARTGKIGDGKIFVSNLEQVIRIRTGELDGDAL; encoded by the coding sequence ATGAAGCTGATCACCGCCATCATCAAGCCGTTCAAGCTCGACGACGTACGCGAGGCGCTGGCCGAGGTCGGCGTGCAGGGCATCACCGTCACCGAAGTAAAAGGCTTCGGCCGCCAGAAGGGCCACACCGAGCTCTACCGCGGCGCCGAGTACGTGGTCGATTTCCTGCCCAAGATCAAGCTGGAAGTGGCGGTCACCGACGATCTGGTCGAACGCGTGATCGAGGCCATCCAGCACAGCGCGCGCACCGGCAAGATCGGCGACGGCAAGATCTTCGTCAGCAATCTCGAGCAAGTCATCCGCATCCGCACCGGTGAGCTGGACGGCGACGCGCTGTAG
- a CDS encoding accessory factor UbiK family protein, translating to MWDTQNIDNIAQRLAALLPPDLAQARADFTANAREVLQAGLARVNLVTREEFDVQRLLLQRTRTQLVEMEQRLAALEQLAGEHPPR from the coding sequence ATGTGGGACACGCAAAACATCGACAACATCGCGCAACGTCTGGCTGCATTGCTGCCGCCCGATCTGGCGCAGGCACGTGCCGACTTCACTGCCAACGCGCGCGAGGTGCTGCAGGCCGGGCTGGCGCGCGTCAATCTGGTCACGCGCGAGGAGTTCGACGTGCAGCGCCTGCTGCTGCAGCGCACGCGCACGCAACTGGTTGAGATGGAGCAGCGCCTGGCCGCGCTGGAGCAGCTCGCCGGCGAGCATCCGCCGCGTTGA
- a CDS encoding YifB family Mg chelatase-like AAA ATPase — protein MSLAVTLTRAQEGVSAPQVIVEVHLSGGLPGTSIVGLPEAAVREARDRVRVAIQATLFEYPARRVTVNLAPADLPKEGGRYDLAIALGILAAGGQVPRKKLEHCEFMGELALSGALRAVNGVLPALLRVRASGRSAVVPRANAAEAALVEDLDVRVADSLAEVCAWLCDKAELDCPQAAVWDGAVGGPDLADVRGQLQARRALEIAAVGGHHLLLSGPPGTGKTMLAERLPGILPPLRSFEALETLAVYSVAGQDIQLAHWRRRPFRAPHHTASAVALVGGGSHPRPGEISLAHHGVLFLDELPEFDRHVLEVLREPLESGRIAIARAARRCEFPAQFQLVAAMNPCPCGYAGDPGGRCHCTPDQITRYRARLSGPLLDRIDLQVEVPRVPLEDLMQARGARDEDSATVRARVVAAREHAYARAGRPNAELAAREIERDCALGPPERALLARAVDKLGLSARAYHRILRVARSIADLDGAAACVGREHLAEALQFRGLAI, from the coding sequence ATGAGTCTTGCCGTCACCCTCACCCGCGCCCAGGAAGGCGTCTCGGCCCCGCAGGTGATCGTCGAGGTGCATCTGTCCGGCGGCCTGCCCGGCACGTCCATCGTCGGCCTGCCCGAGGCCGCGGTGCGCGAGGCGCGTGATCGCGTGCGCGTGGCCATCCAGGCCACGCTGTTCGAATACCCGGCGCGCCGCGTCACGGTCAATCTGGCGCCAGCCGATCTGCCCAAGGAAGGCGGTCGCTACGACCTCGCCATCGCGCTGGGCATCCTCGCCGCCGGTGGCCAGGTGCCGCGCAAGAAGCTCGAGCACTGCGAGTTCATGGGCGAGCTGGCGCTGTCCGGCGCACTGCGCGCGGTCAACGGCGTGCTGCCGGCGCTGCTGCGCGTGCGCGCCAGCGGACGCAGCGCGGTGGTGCCGCGCGCCAACGCCGCCGAAGCCGCGCTGGTCGAGGATCTCGACGTGCGCGTGGCCGACAGCCTGGCCGAGGTGTGCGCGTGGCTGTGCGACAAGGCCGAGCTGGATTGCCCGCAGGCCGCGGTGTGGGACGGCGCGGTCGGTGGGCCGGACCTGGCCGATGTGCGCGGCCAGTTGCAGGCACGCCGTGCGCTGGAGATCGCCGCGGTCGGCGGCCATCACCTGCTGCTCAGCGGGCCGCCCGGCACCGGCAAGACCATGCTGGCCGAGCGCCTGCCCGGCATCCTGCCGCCGCTGCGTTCATTCGAGGCGCTGGAAACCCTGGCCGTGTATTCGGTGGCCGGGCAGGACATCCAGCTGGCGCACTGGCGGCGGCGGCCGTTCCGCGCGCCACACCACACCGCTTCGGCGGTGGCGCTGGTCGGCGGCGGTTCGCATCCGCGTCCGGGCGAGATTTCACTGGCGCACCACGGCGTGCTGTTTCTGGACGAGCTGCCCGAGTTCGATCGCCACGTGCTGGAGGTACTGCGCGAACCGCTGGAATCCGGCCGCATCGCCATCGCGCGCGCCGCGCGCCGCTGCGAGTTTCCCGCGCAGTTTCAACTGGTCGCGGCGATGAACCCGTGCCCGTGCGGCTATGCCGGCGATCCCGGCGGGCGCTGCCACTGCACGCCCGATCAGATCACCCGCTACCGCGCGCGCCTGTCCGGGCCGCTGCTGGATCGCATCGACCTGCAGGTCGAGGTGCCGCGCGTGCCGCTGGAAGACCTGATGCAGGCACGCGGCGCGCGCGACGAGGACAGCGCCACGGTGCGCGCGCGCGTGGTCGCCGCGCGCGAGCACGCCTACGCGCGCGCCGGACGCCCCAACGCCGAGCTGGCCGCGCGCGAGATCGAGCGCGACTGCGCGCTGGGCCCGCCCGAACGCGCCCTGCTGGCACGCGCGGTGGACAAGCTGGGCCTGTCCGCGCGCGCCTACCACCGCATCCTGCGCGTGGCGCGCTCGATCGCCGATCTGGACGGCGCCGCCGCCTGCGTCGGCCGCGAGCACCTGGCCGAGGCATTGCAGTTCCGCGGGCTGGCGATTTGA
- a CDS encoding sel1 repeat family protein: MIDPILHGMRRILLAGILAALAVAAVAAAPAPATAPTPAESAGRVAKVQKDADQFALISGRGSAQVCKAGFESLRRGALRGNAVDQLTLGALYLHGRVCGRFHLARDDHKASLYLAHAAIQGRLLAMPAMAELDVRRGRALEANVWALAYLHYAVPKQQNTGYPASLLHRTLGMLSAAQNKQIVRDTNAFILRYNAGIEAALHQQAQPPTACRPRPVDAHSRVPLLQPFSRIHIAAMHRALVLYLVAYDRDGRVQKLATLFAEPRWRDARRLRRIAEQRRVSAAPACDAALRWAFLPVELDNHKYRISHRG, translated from the coding sequence ATGATCGATCCGATCTTGCACGGCATGCGGCGCATCCTGCTGGCGGGCATACTCGCAGCGCTGGCCGTGGCGGCCGTGGCGGCGGCGCCCGCGCCGGCCACGGCACCCACCCCGGCGGAATCTGCAGGCCGTGTGGCCAAGGTGCAGAAAGATGCCGACCAGTTCGCGCTGATCAGCGGCCGTGGCAGCGCACAGGTCTGCAAGGCGGGATTCGAATCGTTGCGGCGCGGCGCGCTGCGGGGCAATGCGGTCGACCAGCTCACCCTGGGCGCACTGTATCTGCATGGCCGCGTGTGCGGCCGTTTCCATCTGGCGCGCGATGACCACAAGGCCTCGCTGTACCTGGCGCACGCCGCGATCCAGGGCCGCCTGTTGGCCATGCCGGCGATGGCCGAACTGGACGTGCGGCGCGGCCGCGCGCTGGAGGCCAACGTCTGGGCGCTGGCTTACCTGCATTACGCGGTTCCGAAACAGCAGAACACCGGATACCCGGCCTCGCTGCTGCATCGCACGCTGGGCATGCTTTCGGCGGCGCAGAACAAGCAGATCGTGCGCGATACCAATGCCTTCATTCTGCGCTACAACGCCGGCATCGAGGCCGCTCTGCATCAGCAGGCGCAGCCGCCCACGGCCTGCCGTCCGCGGCCCGTCGACGCCCATTCCCGCGTGCCCCTGCTGCAGCCGTTCTCGCGGATACATATCGCCGCCATGCACCGCGCTTTGGTGCTGTACCTCGTCGCCTATGATCGCGACGGCCGCGTGCAAAAACTGGCGACGTTGTTCGCCGAGCCGCGGTGGCGTGATGCGCGGCGTCTGCGCCGGATCGCGGAACAGCGCCGGGTCTCAGCTGCACCTGCTTGCGACGCTGCGCTGCGCTGGGCGTTCCTGCCGGTGGAGTTGGATAATCACAAGTACCGCATCAGCCATCGCGGCTGA
- a CDS encoding sel1 repeat family protein: MRARGGLPMTVLVLAGLFGAQGAVVALAASPADPVATSLLALQARSPQRPGGAAVATVLDTHAPMPTREAALQQVRMAAEQGDAFAQLLLGALYFQGPQGAHALLPRDPALADVYLSNAATHGNVFAMAAMAELELQQHHVLQANVWAQLYVHYGVRPDDLKRATYAAILMHRSWPRLPKAEEQTAVDDINAFIRAHQASIRAGQRQSRSAKIARRLDDPVCRLVSLHPDAHHAALVSGYDGVQPGIALYWIGVDARGRAHAVEPILSLPDWRVQRRMRDYAASWRATPAPRCGKPLRYALLPVAFNRGMPGTA; this comes from the coding sequence ATGCGCGCACGTGGGGGATTGCCGATGACGGTCCTGGTGCTTGCCGGCCTGTTCGGCGCGCAGGGTGCGGTTGTTGCGCTGGCGGCAAGCCCCGCCGATCCCGTCGCTACATCGCTGCTTGCGCTGCAAGCGCGGTCGCCACAGCGCCCGGGCGGCGCGGCGGTCGCCACGGTGCTCGATACGCATGCACCGATGCCGACGCGCGAGGCGGCCCTGCAGCAGGTGCGGATGGCCGCAGAACAGGGCGACGCGTTCGCGCAGCTGCTGCTCGGCGCGCTGTACTTCCAGGGGCCGCAGGGCGCGCACGCGCTGCTGCCGCGCGATCCGGCGCTGGCCGATGTGTATCTGTCCAACGCCGCGACTCACGGCAACGTGTTCGCGATGGCGGCGATGGCCGAGCTGGAACTGCAGCAGCACCATGTGCTGCAGGCCAACGTGTGGGCACAGCTCTATGTGCATTACGGTGTGCGGCCGGACGATCTCAAGCGCGCCACCTATGCGGCGATCCTGATGCATCGCTCGTGGCCAAGGCTGCCCAAGGCCGAGGAGCAGACCGCGGTCGATGACATCAATGCCTTCATCCGCGCGCACCAAGCCAGCATTCGCGCGGGCCAGCGTCAGTCACGCAGCGCGAAGATCGCCAGGAGACTGGACGATCCAGTCTGCCGCCTCGTGTCCCTGCACCCCGATGCGCATCATGCTGCGCTCGTATCGGGTTACGACGGCGTGCAGCCCGGCATCGCGCTGTACTGGATCGGTGTGGATGCGCGCGGCCGTGCGCACGCCGTGGAGCCGATCCTGTCCCTGCCCGACTGGCGCGTGCAGCGGCGCATGCGTGATTACGCCGCAAGCTGGCGCGCAACACCCGCGCCGCGATGCGGCAAGCCACTGCGCTATGCATTGCTGCCGGTGGCATTCAATCGCGGCATGCCCGGCACGGCGTGA
- a CDS encoding glycosyltransferase family 2 protein, with product MSRPAISACVITLNEADRIEACLAALAFCDDIVLVDSGSSDATRELAARHGARVFTRAFDGYRAQKDFAVQQARHDWILCVDADERVSAELRASIEAARDAGFVGAHGYRCARATRYFGEFLRHGNAYPDRVLRLFDRRHGGFRGVREIHEHVEVDGAVALLRGDLLHEAYRSLDDQLARYQRYARMMAEHLHAQGRRARLRNIVLNPAWRFLRGYVLRGGFRDGWRGLFYAYVEAGYVRQKFLRLWLLQHGAG from the coding sequence ATGAGCCGCCCCGCGATCTCCGCCTGCGTGATCACCTTGAATGAGGCCGACCGCATCGAGGCCTGCCTTGCCGCGCTGGCGTTCTGCGACGACATCGTGCTGGTGGATTCGGGCTCCAGCGATGCCACGCGCGAACTGGCCGCGCGGCACGGCGCACGCGTGTTCACCCGCGCCTTCGACGGTTACCGCGCGCAGAAGGATTTCGCCGTGCAGCAGGCGCGCCACGACTGGATCCTGTGCGTCGATGCCGACGAGCGCGTCAGCGCCGAACTGCGCGCCAGCATCGAGGCCGCGCGCGATGCCGGTTTCGTCGGCGCGCATGGCTACCGCTGCGCGCGCGCCACGCGCTACTTCGGTGAATTCCTGCGCCACGGCAATGCCTATCCCGACCGCGTGCTGCGCCTGTTCGACCGCCGTCACGGCGGTTTTCGCGGCGTACGCGAGATCCACGAGCATGTCGAGGTCGATGGTGCCGTGGCGCTGCTGCGCGGCGACCTGCTGCACGAGGCCTATCGCTCGCTGGACGACCAGCTCGCGCGCTACCAGCGCTACGCGCGCATGATGGCCGAGCACCTGCACGCGCAGGGACGTCGCGCGCGGCTGCGCAACATCGTGCTCAATCCGGCCTGGCGTTTCCTGCGCGGTTACGTGCTGCGCGGCGGGTTCCGCGACGGCTGGCGCGGGTTGTTCTACGCCTACGTCGAGGCCGGGTACGTGCGCCAGAAGTTCCTGCGCCTGTGGCTGCTGCAGCACGGCGCGGGCTGA
- a CDS encoding glycerophosphodiester phosphodiesterase family protein: MSEPAAFDRRWIAHRGGGRAAPENTLAAFRAGYAAGFRAFECDVTLSRDGVPFLLHDTTLTRTTGVRGAAATQRWDDLRDLDAGAWFGARFRGEPLASLDTVLAFAAARRAWLNLELKPARGAAARTGVVVATRVARWLCEQPRAPAPLLSSFSPRALRAARAVLAQRQARLQLALLCAHYDARVLRSARALGASALHLHWRAVTPARARAIHAAGLALRVYTVNRMPTTTRLWAWGVEGVFTDRLDLPARGNA; encoded by the coding sequence ATGTCCGAGCCCGCAGCTTTTGATCGGCGCTGGATCGCGCACCGCGGCGGCGGCCGCGCCGCGCCGGAAAACACTCTGGCCGCATTCCGCGCCGGCTACGCAGCCGGGTTTCGTGCGTTCGAATGCGATGTGACACTGAGCCGCGACGGCGTGCCGTTCCTGCTTCACGACACCACGCTGACGCGCACCACCGGCGTGCGCGGCGCGGCGGCGACGCAGCGCTGGGACGATCTGCGCGATCTCGATGCCGGAGCCTGGTTCGGCGCGCGCTTCCGCGGCGAGCCGCTGGCCAGCCTGGATACGGTGCTGGCGTTTGCCGCCGCACGCCGCGCCTGGCTGAATCTGGAACTGAAACCCGCGCGCGGCGCCGCGGCGCGCACGGGCGTGGTAGTGGCGACGCGCGTGGCACGCTGGCTGTGCGAGCAACCCCGCGCGCCCGCGCCGCTGTTGTCCTCGTTCTCGCCGCGCGCGCTGCGTGCGGCACGCGCCGTGCTGGCGCAGCGGCAAGCGCGATTGCAACTTGCGCTGCTGTGCGCGCACTACGACGCGCGCGTGCTGCGCAGCGCCCGCGCGCTGGGTGCCAGTGCGCTGCATCTGCACTGGCGCGCGGTCACGCCGGCGCGCGCACGCGCGATCCATGCCGCGGGCCTGGCACTGCGTGTGTACACCGTCAATCGCATGCCCACGACAACGCGCCTGTGGGCGTGGGGCGTGGAGGGCGTGTTCACGGATCGCCTCGACCTGCCCGCGCGCGGCAACGCCTGA